The Phaeobacter sp. A36a-5a genome contains a region encoding:
- the ahcY gene encoding adenosylhomocysteinase, with the protein MAGDYIVKDIALAEFGRKELDIAETEMPGLMALRDEYGDSKPLKGARIVGSLHMTIQTAVLIETLVALGADVRWASCNIFSTQDHAAAAIAAGGTPVFAIKGQTLVEHWDYLDRSFQFPEGANLILDDGGDATLYVLLGARVEAGETNLIEVPTSEEEEAIFNQIKKRMAESPGWFTKTREAIKGVSEETTTGVHRLYELVKEGQLPFPAINVNDSVTKSKFDNKYGCKESLVDGIRRATDTMMAGKVAVVCGYGDVGKGSAASLRGAGARVKVTEVDPICALQAAMDGFEVVLLEDVVDSADIFITTTGNKDVIRIEHMREMKDMAIVGNIGHFDNEIQVANLKNHKWTNIKEQVDMIEMPSGNRLILLSEGRLLNLGNATGHPSFVMSASFTNQVLAQIELWTRGEAYKNDVYILPKHLDEKVARLHLDRIGVKLSKLAPEQAAYIGVKPEGPFKPEHYRY; encoded by the coding sequence ATGGCCGGGGATTATATCGTCAAGGACATCGCGCTGGCCGAGTTTGGCCGCAAGGAACTCGACATCGCTGAGACCGAAATGCCGGGGCTGATGGCCCTGCGTGACGAATATGGCGACAGCAAGCCGCTGAAAGGGGCCCGGATTGTCGGGTCGCTTCACATGACCATCCAGACTGCGGTTCTGATCGAAACGCTGGTGGCGCTGGGCGCGGATGTGCGCTGGGCCTCCTGCAACATCTTCTCGACCCAGGACCACGCTGCGGCCGCAATCGCGGCAGGCGGCACGCCTGTCTTTGCGATCAAGGGCCAGACCCTTGTAGAACATTGGGATTATCTGGATCGCTCGTTCCAGTTCCCTGAAGGCGCAAACCTCATTCTGGATGATGGTGGCGATGCAACGCTTTACGTGCTGCTTGGCGCGCGCGTAGAGGCTGGCGAAACCAATCTGATCGAAGTTCCGACCTCCGAAGAGGAAGAAGCGATCTTCAACCAGATCAAAAAGCGTATGGCCGAAAGCCCGGGCTGGTTCACCAAAACCCGTGAGGCGATCAAAGGCGTTTCCGAGGAAACCACCACCGGCGTTCACCGTCTTTATGAGCTGGTGAAAGAAGGGCAGCTGCCCTTCCCGGCGATCAACGTGAACGATTCGGTCACCAAGTCGAAGTTCGACAACAAATACGGCTGCAAGGAATCGCTGGTCGATGGTATCCGTCGCGCCACCGATACGATGATGGCAGGCAAGGTCGCCGTAGTTTGCGGTTACGGCGATGTGGGCAAGGGCTCAGCTGCCTCCCTGCGCGGCGCCGGTGCCCGGGTCAAGGTCACCGAAGTGGACCCGATCTGCGCCCTGCAGGCCGCGATGGACGGTTTCGAAGTGGTCCTGCTGGAAGATGTAGTGGACAGCGCCGACATCTTCATCACCACCACCGGCAACAAGGATGTCATCCGCATCGAGCATATGCGCGAGATGAAGGATATGGCGATTGTTGGCAATATTGGCCACTTCGACAACGAGATCCAGGTCGCCAACCTCAAAAACCACAAGTGGACCAACATCAAGGAACAGGTCGACATGATCGAGATGCCCTCGGGCAACCGTCTGATCCTGCTCTCCGAAGGCCGCCTCTTGAACCTTGGCAACGCGACGGGTCACCCGTCTTTCGTGATGTCGGCCTCCTTCACCAACCAGGTGCTGGCGCAGATCGAGCTGTGGACCCGTGGTGAGGCCTACAAGAACGATGTCTACATCCTGCCCAAGCACCTGGACGAAAAAGTTGCTCGTCTGCACCTGGACCGGATCGGTGTGAAACTGTCGAAACTGGCCCCCGAACAAGCGGCCTATATCGGCGTCAAACCCGAGGGCCCGTTCAAGCCTGAGCACTATCGCTACTGA
- a CDS encoding HD family hydrolase, with amino-acid sequence MPPKPPRAWQRMLSGRRLDLLDPTPVDVEIEDIAHGLAFVARWNGQTIGDFAYSVAEHSLLVETIYGRLNTKAPVRWKLAALLHDAPEYVIGDMISPVKNAVGPSYGELDQRLTTAIHIRFGLPAVLPKTVKAQIKKADRISAWMEAIEIAGFSRSEADRLFGKPDQALMEGLSIRLRPPVEVRKDYITRHADLLALL; translated from the coding sequence ATGCCCCCCAAACCTCCGCGCGCCTGGCAAAGGATGCTCTCCGGTCGCCGCCTTGACCTGCTTGATCCGACTCCGGTCGATGTCGAAATCGAGGATATTGCCCATGGGCTGGCCTTTGTGGCGCGCTGGAATGGCCAGACCATTGGTGATTTTGCCTATTCCGTGGCAGAGCATTCGCTTCTGGTGGAGACGATCTACGGTCGCCTGAACACGAAGGCGCCGGTGCGATGGAAGCTGGCGGCCCTGCTGCACGACGCGCCGGAATATGTCATCGGAGACATGATTTCGCCGGTAAAGAATGCCGTTGGCCCAAGTTACGGCGAATTGGACCAGCGGTTGACGACGGCGATTCATATCCGCTTTGGTCTGCCTGCCGTATTACCTAAAACGGTCAAGGCCCAGATCAAGAAAGCAGATCGGATCAGCGCCTGGATGGAAGCAATCGAGATCGCCGGATTTTCCCGCAGCGAAGCCGACCGCCTGTTTGGAAAGCCGGATCAAGCGCTTATGGAAGGGCTTTCCATCCGCCTGCGACCACCAGTCGAGGTCCGCAAAGATTACATCACCCGGCACGCCGATCTTTTGGCACTGCTCTGA
- a CDS encoding ActR/PrrA/RegA family redox response regulator transcription factor codes for MGEAAMQEIGPDKTLLLVDDDEPFLRRLAKAMEKRGFEVETAGSVAAGSAIATARPPAFAVVDLRLEDGNGLDVVEILRERRPDSRVVVLTGYGAIATAVAAVKIGATDYLSKPADASDIMNALLANEEELPPPPENPMSADRVRWEHIQRVYELCDRNVSETARRLNMHRRTLQRILAKRSPK; via the coding sequence ATGGGCGAAGCTGCTATGCAGGAAATAGGACCGGACAAGACGCTCTTGCTGGTCGATGATGACGAGCCCTTTCTGCGGCGCTTGGCCAAGGCCATGGAAAAACGTGGCTTTGAGGTGGAGACAGCAGGATCTGTCGCAGCAGGCAGCGCCATAGCCACAGCCCGCCCTCCAGCCTTTGCGGTGGTCGATCTGCGGCTAGAGGACGGCAACGGGCTTGATGTGGTGGAGATCCTGCGAGAGCGCCGCCCCGACAGCCGAGTGGTTGTTCTGACTGGATATGGTGCCATTGCGACAGCCGTTGCAGCGGTGAAGATTGGTGCGACGGATTACCTGTCAAAACCTGCTGATGCGTCGGACATCATGAACGCGCTGCTCGCCAATGAAGAAGAGCTGCCGCCGCCGCCGGAAAATCCAATGAGTGCGGATCGTGTGCGGTGGGAGCATATTCAGCGGGTCTATGAACTATGCGACCGGAATGTATCGGAAACCGCGCGACGGCTGAACATGCACCGGCGCACGCTGCAGCGAATTCTCGCCAAACGCAGCCCCAAGTGA
- a CDS encoding SCO family protein encodes MTRLYAILAAVVVAALVGGAWFATRGGGAGDDFAECRASQIAGGSDTIGGPFELLNAKGETVTDKDVITKPSLVYFGYTFCPDVCPLDVARNAEVIDLLDERGQDVTPVFISIDPDRDTPEVVGDFAANLHERMIGLTGSHEQVKAASRAYKTYYKKHDGDEDYYLVDHSTFSYLVLPEQGFVEFFRRDETPEQVADKVGCFLENL; translated from the coding sequence ATGACCCGTCTCTATGCCATCCTTGCTGCCGTTGTTGTTGCTGCCCTGGTAGGGGGAGCCTGGTTTGCCACACGCGGAGGCGGCGCGGGTGATGACTTCGCCGAATGCCGCGCCAGTCAGATCGCAGGAGGGTCCGATACAATCGGCGGACCGTTTGAGCTGCTGAACGCCAAGGGTGAGACGGTGACGGATAAGGATGTGATCACCAAGCCGTCGCTGGTCTATTTCGGCTATACGTTTTGCCCTGATGTCTGCCCTCTGGATGTTGCCCGCAATGCCGAGGTCATCGATCTGCTGGATGAGCGTGGACAGGACGTGACACCGGTGTTCATCTCCATCGACCCGGATCGCGACACACCTGAGGTGGTGGGTGATTTTGCCGCCAATCTGCATGAACGGATGATTGGTCTGACGGGATCACACGAACAGGTTAAGGCCGCCAGCCGCGCCTACAAGACCTACTACAAGAAACATGACGGCGACGAAGACTACTATCTTGTTGATCACTCGACCTTTTCCTATCTGGTTTTGCCCGAGCAGGGATTTGTGGAGTTCTTTCGCCGTGACGAGACACCGGAACAGGTTGCTGACAAGGTCGGCTGCTTTCTGGAAAACCTGTAA
- the regB gene encoding sensor histidine kinase RegB yields MSATNIDLLSGQERSHWIRLRTLILLRWVAIAGQVSAITVAQQLYNLQLELVLCYIAIGVSVLGNLIAIILFPQNKRLSEFENFLMVLFDLLQLNFLLYLTGGLNNPFALLVLGPVTISASMMRLRSTLIIGATAIILVTLLAEFHLPLRTPQGFVLRVPDIFVFGNWTAIVIAVLFIGAYSYRISAEIRSMSDALAATQMALSREQKLTDLGGVVAAAAHELGTPLATIKLASAELIDELDDRPDLREDAALIREQADRCRDILRGMGRAGKDDLHLRQAPLSTVINEAAEPHMYRGKTVIFEEAPESDGDPQHPTILRQPEIIHGLRNLVQNAVDFARTTVWIDASWNDETITLRISDDGRGYPSHLLGRIGDPFVRRRRSDSDRRQRPEYEGMGLGLFIAKTLLERSGAQLIFANGSDPNQTLTRDPERCGALVQVSWPRSKIDALTGENAVPIGENKRIEI; encoded by the coding sequence ATGAGCGCGACAAATATTGACCTGCTGAGCGGGCAGGAACGGAGCCACTGGATTCGCCTGCGCACGTTGATCCTGCTGCGCTGGGTGGCGATAGCTGGTCAGGTCTCTGCCATCACCGTGGCACAGCAGCTCTATAATCTGCAGCTGGAGCTCGTGCTTTGCTATATCGCGATTGGTGTTTCGGTTCTGGGCAACCTCATTGCGATCATTCTGTTCCCGCAGAACAAACGCCTCTCGGAATTCGAGAACTTCCTGATGGTTCTCTTTGACCTCCTGCAGCTGAACTTCCTGCTCTATCTGACCGGTGGATTGAACAACCCCTTCGCGCTACTGGTGCTGGGGCCGGTGACGATTTCCGCCTCGATGATGCGGCTGCGCTCGACCCTGATTATCGGTGCCACCGCGATCATCCTGGTAACACTGCTTGCGGAATTTCATCTGCCGCTGCGCACGCCGCAGGGGTTTGTGCTACGGGTGCCGGATATCTTTGTCTTTGGCAACTGGACTGCCATCGTGATCGCGGTCTTGTTCATTGGCGCCTATTCCTACCGGATTAGTGCAGAGATCCGCTCTATGTCGGATGCGCTGGCCGCGACCCAGATGGCCCTGTCGCGCGAACAGAAGCTTACCGATCTGGGCGGCGTTGTGGCCGCTGCGGCCCATGAGTTGGGCACACCGCTGGCCACGATCAAACTGGCCAGCGCAGAGTTGATCGACGAATTGGATGACCGGCCCGACCTGCGCGAAGATGCCGCCCTGATCCGTGAACAGGCGGACCGGTGTCGCGATATTCTCAGAGGCATGGGGCGCGCCGGCAAGGATGATCTGCATCTGCGCCAGGCCCCGCTTTCCACCGTGATAAACGAGGCGGCAGAACCGCATATGTACCGGGGCAAAACCGTGATCTTCGAGGAAGCCCCGGAAAGCGATGGCGATCCCCAGCATCCGACCATCCTGCGCCAGCCGGAAATCATTCACGGCCTGCGCAATCTCGTGCAGAACGCGGTGGATTTTGCCCGAACAACAGTCTGGATCGATGCCAGCTGGAACGATGAGACGATTACCCTGCGCATCAGCGACGATGGTCGGGGCTACCCGTCACATCTGCTGGGCCGGATCGGCGACCCCTTCGTGCGGCGGCGTCGTAGCGACAGCGACCGGCGCCAGCGTCCCGAGTATGAGGGCATGGGTCTCGGACTGTTCATCGCCAAGACATTGCTGGAACGCAGCGGCGCTCAGCTGATTTTCGCAAATGGATCCGATCCCAATCAGACCTTGACCCGTGATCCGGAACGTTGTGGCGCATTGGTGCAGGTCAGCTGGCCCCGAAGCAAGATTGACGCTCTGACGGGCGAAAATGCCGTTCCCATCGGGGAAAATAAACGTATAGAAATTTAA
- a CDS encoding PAS-domain containing protein encodes MQQILSTDWLVLATLCAATAAAAVWWLSPNPKPKGFEQDLLQGDGRSDAVFLFDDTTLIGWSSGARRFVGEQAESFSWANLREQLARSYPGLPQSPGFLKDVGPLVLSGTANAESREALCEWIDGVTRVQLRSTTSEEHNHSIDQELTTLRSAVHQAPYPVWLQSDDGAVTWSNLAYDDLSQKLRGRNVDFSEPLFTNLDDPMASGKPERISIPMPESKKKLWYNISTTETEAGWLCHAVDVNAVVDAEIAQRNFVQTLAKTFAQLSIGLAIFDRNRQLVLFNPVLIDLTALPANFLSSRPNLLTFFDRLRDQRMMPEPKNYSSWRHQMADLLEAAAEGRYQETWSLPSGSVYSVSGRPHPDGAIAFLFEDITAEITLTRQFRSELEMGQSIMDQMDEAIAVFANDGTMTFSNAAYHDLWQMDPDGSFAKITIMDSSRVWQDMCAATPAWGEVRDFVAGSDSRTPWWANVQLRNGTPLICKVTAIQNGATMVSFRSPDPAPAPVDQQRFAITKQEK; translated from the coding sequence ATGCAGCAGATCCTATCGACCGACTGGCTTGTATTGGCAACGCTTTGTGCGGCTACGGCCGCAGCAGCTGTATGGTGGCTGTCTCCGAACCCCAAACCCAAGGGCTTTGAGCAGGATCTGCTGCAGGGCGATGGGCGCTCTGATGCGGTGTTTCTCTTTGATGACACGACGCTGATCGGCTGGTCCTCCGGCGCGCGCCGGTTCGTGGGCGAACAGGCGGAGAGCTTCAGCTGGGCCAACCTGCGAGAGCAATTGGCCCGCAGCTACCCGGGCCTGCCGCAGTCTCCCGGCTTTCTGAAGGATGTCGGACCGCTGGTGCTCTCGGGCACTGCAAATGCCGAAAGCCGCGAGGCGCTCTGCGAATGGATTGATGGTGTCACCCGGGTACAGCTTCGCAGCACGACATCCGAGGAGCATAATCACAGCATCGACCAAGAGCTTACGACCCTGCGTTCAGCGGTGCATCAGGCGCCCTATCCTGTCTGGCTGCAATCAGATGACGGTGCGGTTACCTGGTCCAATCTTGCCTATGACGATCTCAGCCAGAAGCTCCGTGGCCGCAACGTCGATTTCTCGGAACCGCTGTTCACCAATCTTGATGACCCGATGGCCAGCGGCAAACCTGAACGGATTTCGATCCCCATGCCCGAGAGCAAGAAGAAGCTCTGGTACAATATCTCGACCACCGAAACCGAAGCCGGCTGGTTGTGCCACGCGGTGGATGTGAATGCGGTTGTTGACGCCGAAATCGCTCAGCGCAACTTCGTCCAGACATTGGCAAAGACATTTGCCCAGCTTTCTATCGGTCTTGCGATTTTTGACCGGAATCGTCAGCTGGTACTGTTCAATCCGGTGCTGATCGACCTGACCGCCCTGCCCGCCAATTTCCTCAGCTCGCGGCCGAACCTGCTGACCTTCTTTGACCGGCTGCGCGATCAACGCATGATGCCGGAACCCAAGAATTACTCCAGCTGGCGCCATCAGATGGCCGACCTTCTGGAAGCTGCGGCCGAGGGCCGCTATCAGGAAACATGGTCGCTGCCATCGGGGTCAGTCTACTCCGTCTCTGGCCGCCCGCATCCGGATGGCGCGATTGCCTTCCTGTTTGAGGATATCACCGCCGAGATCACCCTGACCCGCCAGTTCCGTTCCGAGCTTGAAATGGGTCAGTCGATCATGGATCAGATGGACGAAGCCATCGCCGTTTTTGCAAATGACGGTACCATGACCTTCTCCAACGCCGCCTATCACGATCTGTGGCAGATGGATCCCGACGGCAGCTTTGCCAAAATCACCATCATGGACTCCAGTCGGGTATGGCAGGACATGTGCGCCGCAACACCGGCCTGGGGAGAAGTTCGCGATTTCGTTGCAGGTAGCGACAGCCGCACCCCCTGGTGGGCAAACGTGCAGCTGCGCAACGGCACCCCGCTGATCTGCAAGGTGACCGCCATCCAGAACGGGGCAACCATGGTCAGCTTCCGCTCCCCCGACCCGGCGCCGGCGCCGGTGGACCAACAGCGGTTTGCGATTACCAAGCAGGAAAAATAG
- the tsaE gene encoding tRNA (adenosine(37)-N6)-threonylcarbamoyltransferase complex ATPase subunit type 1 TsaE, with protein sequence MTTQTLVIPLPSPDHTAVLAARIGAQLQGGDCLLLEGVIGAGKTHFARSLIQSQMTVPEDVPSPTFTLVQTYELPGGELWHADLYRLSALDEIEELGLIAAFETAICLIEWPDRLEELTPSDALHVSLALDPDHDDARTATLRWSDPRWDTLMKQIST encoded by the coding sequence ATGACAACCCAGACGCTCGTAATCCCTCTCCCCTCACCCGACCACACCGCCGTGCTTGCCGCCCGTATTGGTGCCCAGCTGCAGGGTGGCGATTGCCTGCTGCTGGAAGGCGTCATCGGCGCCGGTAAAACCCATTTTGCCCGCAGCCTGATCCAATCTCAGATGACCGTGCCCGAGGATGTCCCCTCGCCCACATTCACTCTGGTTCAGACCTATGAGCTGCCCGGCGGAGAGCTGTGGCATGCCGATCTCTACCGTCTGTCAGCCCTCGATGAAATCGAAGAGCTGGGTCTGATTGCGGCTTTTGAAACAGCTATTTGCCTGATTGAATGGCCGGACCGCCTAGAGGAACTCACGCCAAGCGACGCGCTGCATGTTTCGTTGGCGCTGGACCCAGACCATGACGATGCCCGCACCGCCACCCTGCGATGGAGCGATCCGCGCTGGGACACCCTGATGAAGCAGATTTCCACATGA
- a CDS encoding aminoglycoside phosphotransferase family protein, with translation MTDRNHLISTFLSDTPWQDWTREPLAGDASNRRYERLRHHDGTSVVLMDAPPDQDEDVAPFVEIATYLRDQGLSAPEILAEDRTNGFLIIEDLGDAIFARVMRDDPAQERALYEAATDVLIALHDAPMPELEPLGPRLMAELSGLAFEKYRDVIREETSAEHLARFTNQFEDILRRTIKGDVVLVQRDYHAENLIWLPERTGVAKVGLLDFQAARAGHRAYDLVSLLQDARRDVPAAIEMQMMDRYVTATGVDEGSFRAAYTVLGVQRNMRILGVFARLGRDYGKPQYVDLIPRVWDHFHRGLDHPAMAPLAEFLHREMPVPTPEVLDRLRG, from the coding sequence ATGACCGACCGAAACCATCTCATCTCAACCTTTCTGAGTGATACCCCCTGGCAAGACTGGACGCGCGAGCCGCTGGCCGGCGACGCGTCCAACCGGCGCTATGAACGGCTGCGCCATCACGATGGCACCTCTGTTGTGCTGATGGATGCCCCGCCTGATCAGGACGAGGATGTTGCTCCATTTGTGGAGATTGCGACCTACCTGCGCGACCAGGGACTGAGCGCACCAGAGATTCTGGCCGAAGACCGCACAAACGGGTTCCTGATCATCGAAGATCTGGGCGATGCGATCTTTGCGCGTGTGATGCGCGATGATCCGGCACAGGAACGCGCGCTATATGAGGCCGCTACTGATGTTCTGATTGCCCTGCATGACGCCCCGATGCCAGAGCTGGAGCCGCTGGGACCCAGACTGATGGCAGAACTATCCGGCCTCGCGTTTGAAAAATACCGGGATGTGATCCGTGAGGAGACGTCGGCTGAGCATCTTGCCCGCTTCACCAACCAGTTCGAGGATATCCTGCGCCGCACGATCAAAGGTGACGTTGTTTTGGTTCAGCGGGACTATCACGCGGAAAACCTGATCTGGCTGCCCGAGCGCACCGGCGTCGCAAAAGTCGGATTGCTGGATTTCCAGGCCGCCCGTGCGGGTCATCGGGCCTATGATCTCGTGTCTCTGTTACAGGACGCCCGCAGGGATGTGCCTGCCGCCATCGAGATGCAGATGATGGATCGCTACGTCACCGCGACCGGTGTCGACGAAGGCAGCTTTCGCGCGGCGTATACCGTGCTGGGTGTGCAGCGAAATATGCGCATTCTGGGTGTTTTTGCGCGTTTGGGCAGGGATTATGGCAAACCGCAATACGTCGATCTGATCCCGCGTGTGTGGGATCATTTTCATCGGGGCCTCGACCACCCGGCAATGGCACCGCTTGCGGAGTTCCTGCATCGTGAAATGCCGGTGCCCACCCCTGAGGTCCTCGACCGGTTGCGCGGCTGA
- a CDS encoding nucleotidyltransferase family protein, translating into MIFAAGFGTRMRHLTADQPKPMIPVAGRPLIDRALDMAREVAPTVIVANSHYKGDILARHLADSEVVISPEQPQILDTGGGLRQALPLLGAPDGPVYTVNPDVVWRRPNPLRLLRAAWDPERMDALLACIPIARTIGRSGGGDFHTDGDGRLQRGGDLVYGGVQLLRTNRLAEIEETVFSLNTLWDLMAQEDRLFALEYPGHWCDVGTPEGIPLAEELIAQDEI; encoded by the coding sequence ATGATCTTCGCCGCGGGCTTTGGCACCCGGATGCGCCATCTGACCGCAGATCAGCCAAAACCGATGATCCCGGTCGCTGGCCGTCCTTTGATCGATCGCGCTCTGGACATGGCACGAGAGGTTGCACCGACTGTGATAGTGGCCAACAGCCACTATAAGGGCGACATTCTGGCCCGCCACCTTGCCGACAGTGAAGTGGTGATCAGCCCCGAACAGCCACAAATCCTTGATACCGGGGGTGGACTGCGACAGGCCTTGCCGCTGCTCGGCGCACCAGACGGGCCGGTCTATACCGTGAATCCCGATGTGGTCTGGCGCCGGCCAAACCCGTTGCGCCTGCTAAGAGCTGCCTGGGATCCGGAACGCATGGACGCGCTGCTGGCCTGTATTCCCATTGCTCGTACCATAGGGCGCAGCGGTGGTGGCGACTTTCATACCGATGGTGACGGGCGCCTGCAGCGGGGCGGCGATCTGGTCTATGGCGGCGTACAACTTCTGCGCACCAACCGATTGGCAGAGATCGAAGAAACCGTCTTCTCACTGAACACACTTTGGGATCTGATGGCACAGGAGGACCGCCTGTTTGCGCTGGAATATCCCGGTCATTGGTGCGATGTCGGCACCCCCGAGGGGATCCCCCTGGCCGAGGAACTGATAGCCCAAGATGAGATTTGA